Proteins encoded by one window of Melospiza georgiana isolate bMelGeo1 chromosome 18, bMelGeo1.pri, whole genome shotgun sequence:
- the RPLP0 gene encoding large ribosomal subunit protein uL10 — protein MPREDRATWKSNYFMKIIQLLDDYPKCFIVGADNVGSKQMQQIRMSLRGKAVVLMGKNTMMRKAIRGHLENNPALEKLLPHIRGNVGFVFTKEDLTEIRDMLLANKVPAAARAGAIAPCDVTVPAQNTGLGPEKTSFFQALGITTKISRGTIEILSDVQLIKTGDKVGASEATLLNMLNISPFSFGLVIQQVFDNGSIYNPEVLDITEETLHKRFLEGVRNVASICLQIGYPTIASVPHSIINGYKRVLAVAVETDYTFPLAEKVKAFLADPSAFVAAMPVVAETAAPAAAAAAAPAKEAAKEESEESDEDMGFGLFD, from the exons ATGCCCAGGGAAGACAGGGCTACGTGGAAGTCCAACTATTTTATGAAAATCATC CAACTCCTGGATGATTACCCAAAATGTTTCATTGTGGGAGCAGACAACGTGGGATCCAAGCAGATGCAGCAGATCCGGATGTCCCTGCGTGGAAAAGCTGTTGTGCTGATGGGGAAGAACACGATGATGCGCAAAGCTATTCGTGGTCATCTGGAGAATAACCCTGCTCTAGAAAA GCTGCTGCCTCATATCCGTGGGAATGTGGGCTTTGTCTTCACTAAGGAGGATCTGACTGAGATCCGGGACATGCTGCTGGCTAACAAG GTGCCAGCTGCTGCCCGTGCCGGTGCCATCGCTCCTTGTGATGTGACTGTGCCAGCCCAGAACACAGGCCTCGGACCTGAGAAGACCTCCTTTTTCCAGGCCTTGGGCATCACCACAAAGATTTCCAGAGGAACCATTGAAATTCTG AGTGATGTGCAGCTTATCAAGACTGGAGACAAAGTGGGTGCCAGCGAAGCCACCCTGCTCAACATGCTGAACATCTCCCCGTTCTCCTTCGGGTTGGTGATCCAGCAGGTCTTTGATAATGGCAGCATTTACAACCCTGAAGTGCTGGACATCACCGAGGAGACCTTGCACAAGCGCTTTCTGGAG GGTGTTCGCAATGTTGCCAGCATCTGTCTGCAGATTGGGTACCCGACCATCGCGTCCGTGCCCCACTCCATCATCAACGGCTACAAGCGTGTCCTGGCCGTGGCTGTGGAGACCGACTACACCTTCCCACTGGCTGAAAAG GTGAAGGCCTTCCTGGCAGACCCCTCAGCTTTTGTGGCAGCTATGCCTGTGGTGGCTGAAACtgctgcacctgctgctgccgctgctgctgctccagcgaAGGAGGCAGCCAAGGAGGAGTCGGAGGAGTCTGACGAGGACATGGGATTTGGTCTCTTTGACTAA